In one Colletotrichum destructivum chromosome 2, complete sequence genomic region, the following are encoded:
- a CDS encoding Putative major facilitator, sugar transporter, major facilitator superfamily, which produces MASPSHDGVRFQQLASGRSTPRSSFDSHSAAPDPHDADDEAFALLSADASLMSDDDIEMENLKSVDDDDDDDDCGSSAPGPSRPGHVRGLSDIDPQIQDAIDAERSLTPREAIRAYPMAVFWSLVVSLCVIMEGYDTILIGSFFAHPEFAKKYGDGQDSEGRDQLSALWQAILGNSSTVGCIFGVVANGFIVERFGQKFALISSLFVLSGCIFVTFFATNKVMLMLGQIACGLPWGVFASSAPAYASEVLPLALRVYLTTWTNMCFIIGQLMSAAVLAGLLPRRDEWSFRIPFALQWSWPVLLIPLLVFAPESPWHLVRNGQLDKAEKALSRLQRRKVNNMDAKVRLKEIIETDRMEQRHQTGTSYWDCFRGVERRRTEIACLAFAGQVLSGSSFAYNSVYFFQQAGLKPQDNYDLNVGGTALALIGTVVNWVAFMPYFGRRRIYLWGMFSMATILFVIGILDRVGRMPNAATEPIGWVQASLTLVWTFIFQLSVGQLGWAIPAEVGSTRLRQKTICVARFTYYVMSLLASTIQPYFINPNAWNLKGTTGFVWGSSAFATFVWAFFRLPETKGRTYEELDYLFHNEIPTREFESTEVDIFDGEEEKVFSSSAK; this is translated from the exons ATGGCGTCCCCTTCGCACGATGGCGTTCGCTTCCAGCAGCTCGCCTCTGGTCGGAGCACGCCGAGATCGTCCTTCGACTCTcactcggcggcgcccgacCCTcacgacgccgatgacgaggcctTCGCCCTCCTGTCGGCCGATGCGTCTCTGATGTCGGACGACGATATCGAGATGGAGAATCTTAAAtccgttgacgacgacgacgacgatgacgactGTGGTTCATCCGCTCCGGGGCCCAGCCGACCGGGTCATGTCCGAGGACTATCCGACATCGATCCACAGATCCAGGATGCGATCGATGCTGAACGGAGCCTCACGCCTCGAGAGGCCATTCGCGCGTATCCCATGGCCGTTTTCTGGAGCCTGGTGGTGTCTCTGTGTGTCATTATGGAAG GCTACGACACGATTCTGATAGGTAGCTTCTTCGCCCATCCCGAGTTCGCCAAGAAATACGGCGACGGGCAAGACAGCGAAGGTCGGGACCAGCTGTCTGCTTTATGGCAAGCGATCCTGGGCAACAGCAGCACAGTCGGCTGCATctttggcgtcgtcgccaacggcttcatcgtcgagaGGTTCGGCCAGAAGTTCGCCCTCATCAGCTCCCTGTTCGTCCTCTCCGGCTGCATCTTCGTCACCTTCTTCGCCACCAACAAGGTCATGCTCATGCTCGGCCAGATCGCCTGCGGCCTGCCGTGGGGTGTCttcgcctcgtcggcgccggcctaCGCGTCCGAGGTGCTGCCCCTGGCGCTGCGCGTCTACCTGACCACGTGGACCAACATGTGCTTCATCATCGGCCAGTTGatgtccgccgccgtcctcgccggcctgctcccCCGGAGAGACGAATGGTCTTTCCGCATCCCGTTCGCCCTGCAGTGGTCCTGGCCGGTGCTCCTCATCCCGTTACTTGTCTTCGCCCCGGAGTCTCCGTGGCATCTCGTCCGCAATGGCCAGCTCGACAAAGCCGAAAAGGCATTGTCCCGCCTCCAGAGACGGAAGGTCAACAACATGGACGCCAAGGTCCGGTTGAAAGAAATCATCGAGACCGACCGCATGGAGCAGAGGCATCAGACGGGAACCAGCTACTGGGACTGTTTCCGGGGCGTGGAGAGGCGCCGGACGGAGATCGCGTGCCTCGCCTTTGCCGGACAGGTCCTCTCGGGCTCGAGCTTCGCTTACAACTCGGTCTACTTCTTCCAGCAAGCGGGTCTGAAGCCGCAGGACAACTACGACCTCAACGTGGGCGGGACGGCGTTGGCCCTGATCGGAACCGTCGTCAACTGGGTGGCGTTCATGCCGTACTTTGGTCGCCGTCGCATCTACCTCTGGGGCATGTTCAGCATGGCCACGATCCTGTTCGTCATCGGTATCCTCGACAGGGTCGGACGCATGCCgaacgccgccaccgagcCGATCGGCTGGGTGCAGGCCAGCCTCACCCTCGTCTGGACCTTCATCTTCCAGCTCTccgtcggccagctgggGTGGGCGATACCCGCGGAGGTCGGCTCGACGCGCCTGCGACAGAAGACAATCTGCGTTGCGCGGTTCACGTACTACGTCATGAGCCTGCTGGCCAGCACCATCCAGCCGTACTTCATCAACCCGAATGCGTGGAACCTCAAGGGGACCACGGGGTTTGTCTGGGGCAGCTCGGCGTTTGCGACGTTTGTCTGGGCCTTCTTCCGATTGCCAGAGACCAAAGGGCGCACGTACGAAGAATTGGACTATCTCTTCCATAACGAAATACCTACCAGAGAGTTCGAGAGTACCGAGGTCGACATCTttgacggggaggaggagaaagtTTTTTCGTCTTCTGCAAAGTAA
- a CDS encoding Putative peptidase M6-like, domain-containing protein, whose amino-acid sequence MKAAKNVLLAGATLLATTVTGSSALINSRADSSACKLPANQSTYFSSGFGYEFDCVPSTGTLNALILFVDFPDQTATEVSPQELYDRLIPQAEAWFNTSSYGQLSLNITTDTTRFYRMPKNVAEYRMVRPLQYQDHYRYVQDALAEWLAATNTPVPEVNSTDGPLTDVLYVIPTANATGIELSAALTSGAYTYDVNHIARKAVTMGFDTYDYWGYKALNHETGHTFCLPDLYPIPEGYSTQYTGNFDMMANVAASSPDYFAWNKWRLGWLSDDQIECVVPQAVDSASSNGSTSTTHKLSPLETVGGVKAVVVKKNERAALVAEVRSKNGNNASGCVTGVLLYTVATDLATGEGPIRVLDTNPSWGASTCTFDDLDNAPLNFDAEGVTSYTAADWGVTVTLVGRDGEDYTIRIDTV is encoded by the coding sequence ATGAAGGCCGCAAAGAACGTCTTGCTGGCAGGAGCAACGTTACTAGCTACCACAGTAACTGGTTCGAGTGCGTTGATCAATAGCAGAGCCGATAGCTCGGCCTGCAAACTCCCAGCAAACCAAAGCACCTACTTCAGTTCTGGGTTCGGATATGAGTTCGACTGTGTGCCCAGCACCGGCACGCTGAACGCCTTGATTCTCTTCGTCGACTTCCCCGACCAGACAGCGACCGAAGTGTCTCCCCAGGAGCTCTACGACCGCCTGATACCCCAAGCCGAGGCATGGTTCAACACGTCCTCGTATGGCCAGCTTTCGCTGAATATCACGACGGACACCACCCGTTTCTACCGTATGCCGAAGAACGTCGCCGAGTACAGGATGGTGAGGCCGCTGCAGTATCAAGATCACTATCGGTACGTCCAAGACGCGTTGGCCGAGTGGCTCGCTGCCACCAACACGCCGGTCCCGGAGGTCAACAGCACCGACGGCCCATTGACGGACGTTCTATACGTCATCCCGACCGCGAACGCTACGGGCATCGAGCTTTCCGCGGCGCTCACCTCGGGAGCGTACACGTATGATGTCAACCACATTGCCAGGAAGGCCGTCACGATGGGCTTCGACACGTACGACTATTGGGGTTACAAGGCGCTCAACCACGAGACCGGTCACACTTTCTGCTTGCCGGATCTGTATCCCATCCCGGAAGGCTACTCGACCCAATACACCGGCAACTTTGACATGATGGCCAATGTTGCTGCGTCCAGCCCGGATTATTTCGCCTGGAACAAGTGGAGGCTGGGTTGGCTCTCGGATGACCAAATCGAGTGCGTCGTTCCGCAGGCTGTCGACAGCGCTTCCAGCAACGGCTCTACATCGACGACGCACAAGCTCTCGCCGCTCGagaccgtcggcggcgtcaaggcAGTGGTCGTGAAGAAGAACGAAAGGGCGGCACTGGTGGCCGAGGTGCGCTCGAAGAACGGCAACAACGCCAGCGGCTGCGTGACGGGCGTTCTGCTCTACACCGTGGCGACGGACCTGGCCACGGGCGAGGGCCCGATACGGGTGCTGGATACCAACCCCAGCTGGGGCGCATCGACTTGCACATTTGACGACCTTGACAACGCGCCTCTGAACTTtgatgccgagggcgtcacGTCGTACACGGCGGCAGACTGGGGCGTAACAGTGACGCTGGTCGGGCGAGACGGCGAAGACTACACGATCCGTATAGACACAGTATAA
- a CDS encoding Putative ATPase, nucleotide binding domain-containing protein: MSGFADGYLSVSPDEHAIIIGIDFGTTFSGVSWAFSGQPNDIEVITRWEAELNYNSDTEKTPSTLLYHGPYGEPSWGYGIPAATSAEPLKWFKLLLIDHQDLPREPQSSAQIATARRLMSEANMEPVDVIAGYLRRLWNHSIECITLSTGKELVKMCRFHVIITLPAIWPAYAKARMRRAAQEAGILENRSAGETAGETVLSFISEPEAAALATMRDLSNRPNIKPGDHFVVCDAGGGTVDLISYEITDTKPMVVREAVKGNGGLCGGVFLDEGFVNLMKSKIGLESWASMSIEDIKKLMNGDWEHGIKQQFDARPRDWPVTLPAGCFKPGPSRRMMKKETITLNHSDLLPVFETISQQIIKLIQEQIDGIRATSGKLPKYVILVGGFGRCRYLSRRIQLALSGAVELLQSQGTRPWTAICRGAVIQGLTRNNLALGLSVRVKSRIARMNYGTTFDPKFDPKLHHFKDKLWDEIEQDWKAKDQMEWYMKKGDDITDKRTVRHRFYERYLTAPSEIIQELFHSAATPAPKRADSTTKRLCTITWNRKVNFDTLPTFTNILGKVYHELIFDIEMISDGASLDFTIFHGGKRVGGKNVIVEFEPEGGEAFGRAFNAWL; encoded by the exons ATGAGCGGCTTCGCTGATGGTTACCTGAGCGTCAGCCCCGATGAGCACGCAATCATCATCGGTATCGACTTCGGAACGAC GTTTTCTGGAGTGAGCTGGGCATTCTCAGGTCAGCCGAACGACATCGAAGTCATCACAAGATGGGAAGCAGAGCTCAACTACAACTCCGACACTGAGAAAACCCCTTCCACCCTTCTCTACCATGGCCCATACGGAGAGCCCAGTTGGGGATATGGAATTCCGGCTGCGACGTCTGCGGAGCCACTCAAGTGGTTTAAGCTTCTGCTCATCGACCATCAAGACCTTCCGAGAGAGCCGCAGAGTTCTGCACAGATCGCCACAGCCAGAAGGCTCATGTCTGAGGCGAACATGGAACCAGTCGACGTTATTGCCGGCTATCTGCGTCGACTTTGGAACCACTCCATTGAGTGCATCACTCTCTCAACCGGAAAGGAGCTGGTCAAGATGTGCAGGTTCCACGTGATTATCACTCTACCTGCCATTTGGCCGGCTTATGCCAAAGCACGTATGAGACGTGCTGCTCAAGAGGCTGGCATTTTGGAAAACCGTTCAGCTGGAGAGACTGCTGGAGAGACTGTTCTGTCTTTCATCTCGGAGCCTGAGGCTGCAGCTCTGGCCACAATGCGTGATCTCTCCAACAGACCCAACATCAAG CCCGGCGATCATTTCGTCGTCTGCGATGCGGGTGGCGGTACTGTTGACCTCATCTCCTACGAAATCACCGATACAAAGCCGATGGTTGTCcgtgaggccgtcaaggGTAATGGCGGCCTGTGCGGAGGTGTCTTTCTTGATGAGGGGTTCGTCAACTTGATGAAATCGAAGATTGGCTTGGAGTCCTGGGCCAGTATGTCCATTGAAGACATCAAGAAACTGATGAACGGCGACTGGGAGCACGGTATCAAACAACAGTTTGATGCCCGGCCCCGTGACTGGCCCGTGACGCTGCCGGCAGGGTGCTTCAAGCCTGGTCCTTCTCGTCGCATGATGAAGAAGGAAACGATTACACTCAATCACTCTGACTTGCTTCCGGTCTTCGAGACGATCTCTCAGCAGATCATCAAATTGATCCAAGAACAGATTGATGGCATTCGTGCTACCTCTGGCAAGCTTCCCAAG TACGTCATACTGGTAGGAGGCTTCGGTAGATGCCGTTACCTTTCCAGACGTATTCAATTAGCCCTTAGCGGTGCTGTGGAGCTTCTCCAGTCACAAGGCACTCGGCC GTGGACTGCCATTTGTCGCGGTGCCGTCATCCAAGGACTCACTCGCAATAATCTGGCTTTAGGTCTTTCGGTGCGAGTGAAGTCGAGAATCGCCCGTATGAACTATGGCACTACTTTCGACCCGAAATTCGACCCGAAGCTTCACCACTTCAAAGAcaagctctgggacgagATTGAGCAGGACTGGAAGGCCAAAGACCAGATGGAGTGGTACATGAAAAAG GGAGACGACATCACCGACAAGAGGACTGTTCGCCATCGATTTTACGAAAGATACCTCACAGCCCCATCGGAAATCATTCAAGAACTGTTCCACAGTGCAGCAACCCCTGCACCTAAGCGCGCGGATTCCACGACAAAGCGCCTTTGCACAATCACCTGGAACAGAAAGGTCAACTTCGACACTCTCCCGACCTTCACCAACATCCTTGGGAAGGTCTACCACGAGCTTATTTTTGATATCGAGATGATAAGCGATGGAGCAAGCCTCGATTTCACTATTTTCCATGGCGGAAAGCGTGTTGGGGGCAAGAACGTCATAGTTGAGTTTGAGCCGGAGGGAGGTGAAGCTTTTGGTCGAGCTTTTAACGCCTGGTTGTGA
- a CDS encoding Putative NmrA-like domain, NAD(P)-binding domain superfamily: protein MSGQQGRKIAIVGASGNIGGLTLNALREKGIHTITVLTRAGSSATFPSDVIVKKGDYSDDSFLVSAFRGQDVVVLQLGFDSFMTGQAPLIRAAAKAGVKWVLPTEFGSDPAPSKLLDASPMVSGKKQFRDLVEELGMSWIAVVNNPWFDWSLGQGFWGIDVAKRSARLFDGGETKFVTTTIGATTKATAGVLSLPEPEFEAFRNRPVYLKSFHISQRDMLGSILRATGTEEKDWKVEVLDAAAVVADCEEKAKQGDQFAFLVGFYVNHMREGWGGDYIEKVADMGKLGVAEEKLDEVVARVVKEIGGQ, encoded by the coding sequence ATGTCTGGACAACAAGGACGCAagatcgccatcgtcggcgccagcgGCAACATCGGCGGTCTCACCCTCAACGCCCTCCGCGAGAAGGGCATCCacaccatcaccgtcctcACCCGCGCGGGGTCCTCCGCCACGTTCCCCTCGGACGTGAtcgtcaagaagggcgactACTCGGACGACTCCTTCCTCGTCTCGGCCTTCCGGGGCCAGGATGTCGTCGTGCTCCAGCTCGGCTTCGACAGCTTCATGACCGGCCAGGCGCCGCTCATCCgcgcggcggccaaggccggcgttAAGTGGGTGCTGCCCACGGAGTTCGGCTCCgacccggcgccgtccaagctgctcgacgccAGCCCTATGGTCTCGGGCAAGAAGCAGTTCCGCGACttggtcgaggagctgggcaTGAGCTggatcgccgtcgtcaacaacCCTTGGTTTGACTGGTCTCTCGGGCAGGGCTTTTGGGGCATCGACGTCGCGAAGCGGTCCGCGCGCCTgttcgacggcggcgagaccAAGTTCGTCACGACCACGATCGGGGCCACCACCAAGGCCACCGCGGGCGTCCTCAGCCTGCCCGAGCCGGAGTTCGAGGCGTTCCGCAACAGGCCGGTGTATCTCAAGTCGTTCCACATCAGCCAGCGGGACATGCTCGGCAGCATCCTGCGCGCGACGGGCACCGAAGAGAAGGATTGGAAGGTCGAGGTCCTGGATGCCGCGGCCGTTGTTGCCGACtgcgaggagaaggcgaagcAGGGCGACCAATTCGCGTTTCTGGTTGGGTTTTACGTCAACCACATGCGCGAGGGATGGGGCGGTGATTACATTGAGAAGGTGGCCGATATGGGCAAGCTCGGGGTTGCGGAGGAAAAGTTGGACGAGGTTGTCGCGAGGGTCGTCAAGGAGATTGGTGGTCAGTGA
- a CDS encoding Putative phoD-like phosphatase, metallophosphatase domain, metallo-dependent phosphatase: MVQPVLAVLALAASASAAFTGNLNYFSPSKHHASLGVSINKVAKRTYASSHWDPAKLNFTHGVASGDPFEDSVILWTRAAPSADNDKSNVTVTGYVPLYDHSTEDYVKKSDSPVCVDWKISTSKTLDPVVDSGTVYTSSDVDYTVKVEARKLAPFTVYYYQFGVCNSNNTSPVGRTKTIPAKNAKVDTPIKLAVYSCSNYPFGFFNAYGNTVRKDSVDYVIHLGDYIYEYGNGEYGWGNSLGRIPLPDRQIYTLYDYRKRLATYRTDLDLVASHQNFPWIPVWDDHEVSDNTWRDGASELNNTEASFIADGGVSVDQRKMNAVRAYFEWMPIRQVDMDDNLRIWREFNFGNLFDLVMLDTRQYDRAITDVYTNTDYIHAISNDASRSLMGPRQEAWFYKTLRESSSRGATWRVIGNQIIFSRMNESLSLGAENPLNYDQWDGYQANRNRTFQVLYEDEVDNNIFLAGDSHASWVSDLVWLGEHEYDQNTGSGSVGVEFAGSAVSSPCPAGQNITLDKANAGSAWLTGANRELQWQDLYYRGYYELSIDYDAVNASFFGIPTTRIKQGHEISLANFTVLAGENKLHRWNGSTAVGGVAESGSLKNGRVAQTNLTHDTTTGEYLKYNAP; the protein is encoded by the exons ATGGTTCAGCCCGTTTTGGCCGTTCTGGCTCTTGCTgcctcggcatcggctgCTTTTACCGGCAACCTCAACTACTTCTCGCCGTCCAAGCACCATGCCTCGCTCGGCGTCTCCATCAACAAGGTGGCCAAGCGCACGTACGCCAGCTCGCACTGGGACCCGGCCAAGCTCAACTTCACCCACGGCGTGGCTTCCGGCGATCCCTTCGAGGACAGCGTCATCCTCtggacgcgggcggcgccgagtgccgacaacgacaagaGCAACGTGACTGTCACCGGTTACGTGCCCTTGTATGACCACAGCACCGAGGACTACGTCAAGAAGAGCGACTCTCCGGTCTGTGTGGACTGGAAAATCAGCACGAGCAAGACCCTCGACCCTGTTGTGGATTCTGGCACGGTTTACACCAGCTCCGATGTCGATTacaccgtcaaggtcgaggccaGAAAGCTGGCACCATTTACCGTGTACT ACTATCAATTCGGCGTCTGCAACTCCAACAACACGTCCCCCGTCGGCCGCACCAAGACGATTCCCGCAAAGAACGCCAAGGTTGACACGCCCATCAAGCTCGCCGTGTACTCTTGCAGCAACTACC CTTTCGGCTTTTTCAATGCCTACGGAAATACCGTCAGGAAAGACTCGGTGGATTACGTGATTCACCTTGGTGACTACATTTACGAGTACGGCAACGGCGAGTATGGCTGGGGCAACTCTCTTGGTCGCATCCCCCTTCCAGACCGTCAGATCTATAC CTTGTACGACTACCGAAAGCGTCTCGCAACTTACAGGACCGACTTGGACCTGGTTGCAAGCCATCAAAACTTCCCGTGGATTCCTGTGTGGGACGACCACG AGGTGTCTGACAACACATGGAGAGATGGCGCTTCCGAGCTGAACAACACCGAGGCAtccttcatcgccgacggTGGAGTTTCGGTGGACCAGCGAAAGATGAACGCTGTACGCGCCTACTTTGAGTGGA TGCCTATCCGCCAagtcgacatggacgacaacCTCCGGATCTGGAGAGAGTTCAACTTTGGCAACCTTTTTGACCTCGTCATGCTCGACACTCGGCAGTACGACCGCGCT ATCACGGATGTCTACACCAACACCGACTACATCCACGCCATCTCCAACGACGCTAGCCGCTCTTTGATGGGCCCCCGCCAAGAAGCCTGGTTCTACAAGACGCTCCGCGAGAGCTCATCCCGGGGCGCCACCTGGAGAGTCATCGGCAACCAGATCATCTTCAGCCGCATGAACGAGAGCCTGTCGCTTGGGGCCGAGAACCCGCTCAACTACGACCAGTGGGACGGGTACCAGGCCAACCGCAACCGCACCTTCCAGGTCCTGtacgaggacgaggtcgacaacaacatcttcctcgccggcgactcGCACGCCTCGTGGGTCTCGGACCTCGTCTGGCTCGGCGAGCACGAGTACGACCAGAACACGGGCtccggctccgtcggcgtcgagttCGCCGGCTCCGCCGTCAGCTCGCCGTGCCCGGCCGGCCAGAACATCACCCTGGACAAAGCCAACGCGGGCTCGGCCTGGCTCACGGGCGCGAACCGCGAGCTGCAGTGGCAGGACCTGTACTACAGGGGCTACTACGAGCTCAGCATCGACTacgacgccgtcaacgcGTCCTTCTTTGGCATCCCCACCACGCGCATCAAGCAGGGGCACGAGATCTCTCTGGCCAACTTTACCGTCCTGGCCGGCGAGAACAAGTTGCATCGGTGGAACGGCTCTACGGCCGTCGGGGGCGTTGCTGAGAGCGGAAGCTTGAAGAACGGGAGGGTTGCCCAGACGAACTTGACGCATGATACGACTACGGGGGAGTACCTCAAGTACAACGCGCCATGA